A region from the Desulfuromonadales bacterium genome encodes:
- a CDS encoding efflux RND transporter periplasmic adaptor subunit, translating to MQYRSADQPSRPRLARLLWPAGVLATLMLLLLVVSSPWTAAEEKKPAPAGPPPGLPVEAVEVTIAPATRELSAVGTLQANESVVIATEIAGKVTEIGFAEGEKARQGQVLLRLDPSVLAAERDRAKASLVLSEANIKRAEVLLKDQAIAERERDEAYAQWRLDEANLRLTEAQLAKTVIRAPFEGLLGLRKVSVGGYLRPGDAVITLDDIDPIKADFRVPEVFADQVKIGQSIQLTVDAVAGRHFTGKVYAIAPQIDESGRSVLLRARVGNEKGVLRPGMFARVNLVLEERAGALMVPEEALISQGEQQMVYKVVAGKVEATAVKIGLRQKGRVEILEGLRPGDTVITAGQIKVRPGMPVTVLPMSAPKNGG from the coding sequence ATGCAATACCGTTCCGCCGACCAACCGTCCAGGCCCCGTCTGGCCCGCCTCCTCTGGCCGGCCGGGGTCCTGGCGACCCTGATGCTTCTGCTGCTGGTTGTCTCCTCCCCCTGGACCGCAGCGGAGGAGAAGAAGCCCGCTCCGGCCGGACCGCCGCCGGGACTGCCGGTCGAAGCCGTCGAGGTGACGATCGCGCCGGCGACCCGCGAACTGTCCGCCGTCGGCACCCTGCAAGCGAACGAATCGGTGGTTATCGCCACCGAAATTGCCGGAAAAGTGACCGAAATCGGCTTCGCCGAGGGGGAAAAGGCTCGTCAGGGGCAGGTCCTGCTCCGCCTTGACCCGTCGGTGCTGGCCGCCGAGCGGGACCGGGCGAAGGCCAGCCTCGTCCTCAGCGAGGCCAACATCAAGCGGGCGGAAGTCCTGCTGAAGGACCAGGCCATCGCCGAGCGGGAGCGGGACGAAGCCTATGCCCAGTGGCGACTGGACGAGGCGAACCTGCGGCTGACCGAAGCCCAGCTCGCCAAGACGGTCATCCGCGCGCCCTTCGAAGGCCTTCTCGGCCTGCGCAAGGTCAGCGTCGGCGGCTACCTGCGGCCGGGAGACGCCGTCATCACCCTGGATGACATCGACCCGATCAAGGCCGATTTCCGTGTCCCGGAAGTCTTCGCCGATCAGGTGAAGATCGGCCAGAGCATCCAACTGACTGTCGATGCTGTCGCCGGCCGCCACTTCACCGGCAAGGTCTACGCCATTGCCCCGCAAATCGACGAGAGCGGGCGCAGCGTGCTGCTGCGGGCTCGCGTCGGCAATGAAAAGGGGGTGCTGCGCCCGGGCATGTTCGCTCGCGTCAACCTGGTGCTGGAGGAACGCGCGGGCGCCCTGATGGTCCCCGAAGAGGCACTGATCTCGCAGGGCGAGCAGCAAATGGTCTACAAGGTGGTCGCCGGCAAGGTTGAAGCAACCGCCGTGAAGATCGGCCTGCGGCAGAAAGGTCGGGTCGAAATCCTCGAGGGTCTGCGGCCGGGCGACACGGTCATCACCGCCGGCCAGATCAAGGTGCGCCCCGGCATGCCGGTCACCGTTCTGCCGATGTCCGCGCCGAAGAACGGAGGCTGA
- a CDS encoding efflux RND transporter permease subunit, with amino-acid sequence MVLSDLSIKRPVLATVMSLVIVLVGVISYQRLSVREYPNIDEPVVNVETRYPGATAEIIESQITQPLEESLAGIDGIDLLTSISRPENSQITIKFRLSRNPDEAANDVRDRVSRVRGRLPDEIDEPVISKVEADAQPTIYLAFSSSSHAPLEITDYADRYVKDRLQNIDGVANVQIIGERRYAMRLWLDPARLAAYRLTPQDVEDALRRQNIEVPSGRIESTEREFTVLSETDLRTPAEFDQLILRDSGGYLVRLKDVGRSEVGARDERTIVRFKGEPAVALGVVKQATANPLDISRGVRAMIPEIEAGLPEGMRVAVAYDRAIFIDRSIANVFSTIGEAVILVILVIFLFLRSFRSTLIPLVTIPVSLVGAFGLMYAFGFSVNTLTLLAMVLAIGLVVDDAIVVLENIYRHIENGVPPLQAAYRGSREIAFAVIAMTLTLAAVYAPIGFMQGRTGRLFTEFALTLAGAVLVSGFVALTLSPMMCSKLLRHREKHHPVYNFIESGMVAMTSGYRQLLRWALKARVVVIAMVLVVAGAAWFLMGMLKSELAPTEDRGTIIGVGIGPEGATVAYTDKYARMMEKVYAETPEVERFFMVVGRPVVSQIISFMGLEDWEKRERKQQEIVAEMQPKLFGGIPGVMAFPLNPPSLGQSPLDKPVQFVIQTNASYGELQKLTEAMLEEARQWPGFLNLDTDLKLNKPQLSVQVDREKTVDVGAEVAVVGRTLETMLGGRQVTRFKREGKQYDVIVQVEDADRATPSDLSAIYVRGNENEMVQLANLVTVRETVAPKELNHFNQLRAAKITASLAPGYALSDGLAKLEEIAAKVLPDNAIIDYDGPSREFKESSASLYITFLLALGFIYLVLAAQFESFIDPFIIMLSVPLSITGALLALWLSGHTLNVYSQIGLVTLVGLITKHGILIVEFANQLCEEGKSKLEAVVESAALRLRPILMTTGAMVLGTVPLALAHGAGAESRQAIGWVIVGGMSMGTVLTLFVVPTAYLLIARRRTAQSAAEAPGLAEA; translated from the coding sequence ATGGTTCTCTCCGACCTCTCCATCAAGCGACCGGTCCTCGCCACGGTGATGAGCCTGGTGATCGTTCTGGTCGGCGTGATCAGCTACCAGCGCCTCTCGGTTCGGGAGTATCCGAATATCGACGAGCCGGTGGTGAATGTCGAAACCCGCTATCCGGGGGCAACCGCCGAGATCATCGAATCCCAGATTACCCAGCCCTTGGAAGAGAGCCTCGCCGGCATCGACGGCATCGACCTGCTCACCTCCATCTCGCGTCCGGAAAACAGTCAGATCACCATCAAGTTCCGCCTCAGCCGCAACCCCGACGAGGCGGCCAACGACGTGCGCGACCGGGTCTCGCGGGTGCGCGGCCGACTCCCCGACGAGATCGACGAACCGGTCATCAGCAAGGTCGAAGCCGACGCCCAGCCGACCATCTATCTCGCCTTCTCCTCCAGCAGCCATGCGCCGCTGGAAATCACTGACTACGCCGACCGCTACGTCAAGGACCGCCTGCAGAACATCGACGGCGTGGCCAACGTGCAGATCATCGGCGAGCGGCGCTACGCCATGCGCCTCTGGCTCGACCCGGCGCGCCTGGCCGCCTACCGGCTGACGCCGCAGGACGTCGAGGATGCCCTGCGCCGGCAGAACATCGAGGTCCCCTCGGGACGCATCGAGTCGACCGAGCGCGAGTTCACCGTCCTGTCGGAAACCGACCTGCGCACCCCGGCCGAGTTCGACCAGTTGATTCTGCGCGACTCGGGCGGCTACCTGGTGCGGCTCAAGGACGTCGGCCGCAGCGAGGTCGGCGCCAGAGATGAACGGACCATCGTTCGCTTCAAGGGAGAGCCGGCCGTAGCGCTGGGGGTGGTGAAACAGGCGACCGCCAATCCCCTCGACATCTCCCGGGGGGTACGCGCCATGATCCCTGAGATAGAAGCCGGCCTGCCGGAAGGGATGCGGGTCGCTGTCGCCTACGACCGCGCCATTTTCATCGACCGCTCGATCGCCAACGTCTTTTCGACCATCGGCGAAGCGGTCATTCTGGTCATCCTGGTGATTTTCCTCTTCCTGCGCAGCTTCCGCTCGACGCTGATCCCACTGGTCACCATCCCGGTCTCGCTGGTCGGCGCCTTCGGCCTGATGTACGCCTTCGGCTTCTCCGTCAATACCCTGACCCTGCTCGCCATGGTGCTGGCCATCGGCCTGGTGGTTGACGACGCCATCGTCGTGCTGGAAAACATCTACCGCCACATCGAGAACGGCGTGCCGCCGCTGCAGGCCGCCTACCGGGGGAGCCGCGAAATCGCCTTCGCCGTCATCGCCATGACCCTGACCCTGGCCGCCGTCTATGCTCCCATCGGCTTCATGCAGGGGCGCACCGGCCGCCTGTTCACCGAGTTCGCCCTGACCCTGGCCGGGGCGGTGCTGGTCTCGGGCTTCGTCGCCCTGACCCTGTCGCCGATGATGTGCTCCAAGCTGCTGCGGCACCGGGAAAAGCACCATCCGGTCTACAACTTCATCGAATCCGGCATGGTCGCCATGACCAGCGGTTACCGGCAGCTGCTGCGCTGGGCGCTCAAGGCCCGGGTGGTGGTGATCGCCATGGTCCTGGTGGTCGCCGGCGCCGCCTGGTTCCTGATGGGCATGCTCAAGTCGGAGCTGGCGCCGACCGAAGACCGCGGCACCATCATCGGTGTCGGCATCGGTCCGGAGGGGGCGACCGTCGCCTACACCGACAAATATGCGCGGATGATGGAGAAGGTCTACGCCGAAACGCCGGAGGTGGAACGCTTCTTCATGGTGGTCGGCCGACCGGTGGTATCGCAAATCATCTCCTTCATGGGACTGGAGGACTGGGAGAAACGCGAGCGCAAGCAACAGGAAATCGTCGCCGAGATGCAGCCGAAGCTCTTCGGCGGCATCCCCGGCGTCATGGCGTTCCCGCTCAACCCGCCCTCCCTCGGCCAGAGCCCGCTCGACAAACCGGTACAGTTCGTCATCCAGACCAATGCCTCCTACGGCGAGCTGCAGAAGCTGACCGAGGCGATGCTGGAGGAAGCCCGCCAGTGGCCCGGCTTCCTCAACCTCGATACCGACCTGAAGCTGAACAAGCCGCAGCTCTCGGTACAGGTCGACCGGGAAAAGACGGTCGATGTCGGCGCCGAGGTCGCGGTCGTCGGCCGCACCCTGGAAACGATGCTGGGCGGCCGCCAGGTGACCCGTTTCAAGCGCGAGGGGAAACAGTACGACGTCATCGTCCAGGTCGAGGACGCCGACCGCGCCACCCCCTCGGATCTCTCGGCGATCTATGTGCGCGGCAACGAGAATGAGATGGTCCAGCTCGCCAACCTGGTCACCGTCCGGGAGACGGTGGCGCCCAAAGAGCTCAACCATTTCAACCAGCTGCGCGCTGCCAAGATCACCGCCAGCCTGGCGCCGGGCTACGCCCTCTCGGATGGACTGGCCAAGCTGGAAGAGATCGCCGCCAAAGTGCTGCCGGACAACGCCATCATCGATTACGACGGCCCCTCACGGGAGTTCAAGGAATCGAGCGCCAGCCTCTACATCACCTTCCTGCTGGCCCTCGGCTTCATCTACCTGGTGCTGGCGGCCCAGTTCGAGAGCTTCATCGACCCCTTCATCATCATGCTCTCGGTCCCGCTCTCCATCACCGGCGCCCTGCTCGCCCTCTGGCTCTCCGGGCACACGCTCAACGTCTACAGCCAGATCGGCCTGGTGACGCTGGTCGGCCTGATCACCAAGCACGGCATCCTCATCGTCGAATTCGCCAACCAGCTGTGCGAAGAAGGCAAGAGCAAGCTGGAGGCCGTGGTCGAGTCGGCCGCGCTGCGCCTGCGGCCGATCCTGATGACCACCGGCGCCATGGTGCTCGGGACGGTTCCCCTGGCCCTGGCCCACGGTGCCGGCGCCGAGAGCCGGCAGGCGATCGGCTGGGTCATCGTCGGCGGCATGTCGATGGGAACGGTACTGACCCTGTTCGTGGTGCCGACCGCCTACCTGCTCATCGCCCGCCGGCGGACGGCGCAATCCGCGGCGGAGGCGCCTGGTTTGGCAGAGGCGTAG